The Streptomyces sp. SS1-1 genome has a segment encoding these proteins:
- a CDS encoding DUF3159 domain-containing protein, which produces MTSLDKPTEDTTADAGHDSRAVTEAALFEAFGGMRGMIETVLPGLLFVTIYTIDKNLHMSALAALAVSVVLVVVRLVKRDTVKHAFSGVFGVAFGVVFAMMTGNAKDFYLPGMLYTLGLALAYIITTLCGVPLIGLIFGPVFKENLSWRTRNPGRKKAYAKASYAWGTILLAKCAILFPLYWWADTTQLGWVLVALKIPPFLLAVWLTWVFLAKAPAPIDVFAEMEAAEKAEEERLAATAAETGGTGAAGEAGGTATGGRHRRDA; this is translated from the coding sequence GTGACGTCGCTCGACAAGCCGACCGAAGACACCACCGCAGACGCCGGGCACGACTCCCGCGCGGTGACGGAGGCCGCGCTGTTCGAGGCCTTCGGCGGCATGCGCGGCATGATCGAGACGGTCCTGCCGGGCCTGCTCTTCGTCACGATCTACACGATCGACAAGAACCTGCACATGTCGGCCCTCGCGGCCCTCGCGGTGTCCGTCGTGCTCGTCGTGGTGCGCCTGGTGAAGCGGGACACGGTCAAGCACGCCTTCAGCGGTGTCTTCGGCGTGGCCTTCGGTGTCGTCTTCGCGATGATGACCGGCAACGCCAAGGACTTCTACCTGCCCGGCATGCTCTACACGCTGGGCCTCGCCCTCGCCTACATCATCACGACGCTGTGCGGCGTCCCCCTGATCGGGCTGATCTTCGGGCCGGTGTTCAAGGAGAACCTCTCCTGGCGCACCCGCAACCCCGGCCGCAAGAAGGCGTACGCCAAGGCCAGTTACGCCTGGGGCACGATCCTGCTCGCCAAGTGCGCGATCCTCTTCCCGCTGTACTGGTGGGCCGACACCACCCAGCTGGGCTGGGTGCTGGTCGCCCTGAAGATCCCGCCGTTCCTGCTGGCCGTCTGGCTGACCTGGGTGTTCCTGGCGAAGGCCCCGGCGCCGATCGACGTCTTCGCGGAGATGGAGGCGGCCGAGAAGGCCGAGGAGGAGCGCCTGGCCGCGACGGCCGCCGAGACCGGGGGGACCGGGGCGGCCGGGGAGGCCGGGGGGACCGCCACCGGCGGGCGGCACCGCCGCGACGCCTGA
- a CDS encoding potassium channel family protein yields MRVAIAGAGAVGRSIAGELLENGHEVLLVDKAPTAISVERVPQAEWLLADACEITSLDEAALQRCNVVIAATGDDKVNLVVSLLAKTEYGVPRVVARVNNPKNEWLFNEAWGVDVAVSTPRLMSALVEEAVSVGDLVRLLRFSHGDANLVELTLPEESALAGTQVGDVEWPQDTSLVTIIRGTRVLTPSREDSLEAGDELLFVAAQAREEQLEDLLSVRREDTAG; encoded by the coding sequence ATGAGGGTCGCCATTGCCGGTGCCGGCGCGGTGGGCCGCTCGATCGCGGGCGAGCTGCTGGAGAACGGGCACGAGGTCCTGCTCGTCGACAAGGCGCCGACCGCCATCTCGGTCGAGCGCGTCCCGCAGGCGGAGTGGCTGCTGGCCGACGCCTGCGAGATCACGTCGCTGGACGAGGCGGCGCTGCAGCGCTGCAACGTGGTGATCGCCGCGACGGGCGACGACAAGGTCAACCTGGTCGTCTCCCTGCTGGCGAAGACGGAGTACGGCGTCCCGCGGGTCGTCGCCCGGGTGAACAACCCGAAGAACGAGTGGCTGTTCAACGAGGCCTGGGGCGTGGACGTGGCGGTCTCCACGCCGCGTCTGATGTCGGCCCTGGTCGAGGAGGCGGTGAGCGTCGGCGACCTGGTGCGTCTGCTGCGCTTCAGCCACGGCGACGCCAACCTCGTGGAGCTGACGCTGCCGGAGGAGTCGGCCCTGGCCGGCACGCAGGTCGGCGACGTGGAGTGGCCCCAGGACACGTCCCTGGTCACGATCATCCGCGGCACCCGCGTGCTGACCCCGTCCCGGGAGGACTCCCTGGAGGCGGGCGACGAGCTCCTCTTCGTGGCCGCGCAGGCGCGTGAGGAGCAGTTGGAGGACCTGCTGTCGGTCCGCCGTGAGGACACGGCCGGCTGA
- a CDS encoding potassium channel family protein produces the protein MHIVIMGCGRVGSALAQTLEQQGHTVAVIDQDPTAFRRLGPGFGGRRVTGVGFDQDTLREAGIEEAGAFAAVSSGDNSNIISARVAREMFGVENVAARIYDPRRAEVYQRLGIPTVATVRWTADQMLRRLLPSGAEPLWRDPTGGVQLAEVHTSAEWVGHKISRLQEETGVRVAFLTRLGEAILPTSQTVLQDGDLVHVMMRTDEIDKVEAAFAKGPDEEGGH, from the coding sequence GTGCACATCGTCATCATGGGTTGCGGCAGGGTGGGCTCCGCTCTGGCGCAGACCCTGGAGCAGCAAGGGCACACGGTCGCAGTGATCGACCAGGACCCCACCGCGTTCCGCCGGCTGGGCCCGGGCTTCGGAGGCCGCCGGGTCACCGGTGTCGGCTTCGACCAGGACACGCTGCGCGAGGCCGGCATCGAGGAGGCGGGCGCCTTCGCGGCCGTCTCCAGCGGGGACAACTCCAACATCATCTCCGCGCGCGTGGCCCGCGAGATGTTCGGCGTGGAGAACGTCGCGGCGCGGATCTACGACCCGCGGCGCGCCGAGGTCTACCAGCGCCTCGGCATCCCAACCGTGGCGACGGTCCGCTGGACGGCCGACCAGATGCTGCGGCGGCTGCTGCCCTCGGGCGCCGAGCCGCTGTGGCGGGACCCCACCGGCGGGGTGCAGCTCGCCGAGGTGCACACCTCCGCGGAGTGGGTGGGCCACAAGATCAGCAGGCTCCAGGAGGAGACGGGCGTGCGGGTGGCGTTCCTGACCCGCCTCGGTGAGGCGATCCTGCCCACCTCGCAGACGGTGCTGCAGGACGGCGACCTGGTGCACGTGATGATGCGCACCGACGAGATCGACAAGGTCGAGGCGGCGTTCGCCAAGGGCCCTGATGAGGAGGGCGGTCACTGA